CTGTCGCGCGTTCCAAATCCTGAATCATTGCATCTAACATCAAGCCGGCTTGTTGACGTACACCTTTAGCACTAGCAAGCATTAATTCACTTGAAATCGGATTACGTTTTTGTGGCATAGTACTACTAGCACCTCGTCCTTTTACGAATGGTTCATATAACTCACCAAATTCATTAGATGCCATCAACATAACATCGTAGGCAATTTTGCCTAGAGATCCCGTCACTAAAGCAAGAAAGTTAACCACTTCGGCAAAACCATCACGTGCTACATGCCAAGTAGATACCGGAACACCTAATCCAAGCTCTGCCATCATCACTTTTTGTACAACTAAACCCTTATCACCCAACGAGGCTAATGTACCAGCTGCCCCAGCAAATTCCCCAACTAACACTCGTGGTTTTAATTGTTCCAAACGTACTTGATGACGGTCAAACATATCCAACCAAATTGCAGCTTTATAACCAAAAGTCACCGGTAACGCTTGCTGTAAGTGTGTACGTCCCGCCATCGCTGTATTGCGATAACGTTTGGCTAAGCCAGCTAAAATTGAACGCAGTGCTTTAATATCGCGCTCTACAATTTCCAAACCATCACGAATTTGTAACACAACAGCACTGTCCATAATATCCTGGGTAGTAGCTCCCCAATGAACATAACCGCTTGATTTCCCTGCTTGTTTTGAAATCTGATGGACTAGTGGAAGAATAGGATAGCCGACAATTTCTGTTTCATGTCGTAATAAGTCAAAGTCCAGCGTATCTGCGTCACATTTTGTAGCGATTTCATCCGCAGCTTCCTGAGGGATAACACCGCATTTAGCCTGAGCTTTTGCTAATGCGATTTCCACTTCTACATATTTACGAATTAATTCCTTATCGTCGAAAACCGCTCGCATTTCCGGTGTACCAAAGGAATCACGAAATAAAACTGAGTCTAGAACGTTTGATGCCATAGTAAGCTCCTTTATTAACAATATCATTTATTTGTTCGGACATATAATAATGTTCGGACATATAATAATGTTCGGACATATAATATCAACAATAAATTAGATTTTTCTTTGATAAAAATCAAGAATCGGTAAATTTCTGTTAAAATAATAAAAAATATTTAGGTAGTAAAAATCATGAATCAAACTGAAAAAGAAAGCCGTTATATCAATATTGCGAAAGAATTAGCACAGCGTATTTCAAAAGGAGAATTTCCTGTGGGTTCTTTGTTACCAACGGAAATGGAATTATGCGAAACCTACCAAGCCAGCCGTCACACTATACGAGATGCTTTGCGTGAATTATCTGATATTGGTTTGGTATCACGCAAAAAACGTATTGGTACAAGAGTAGAAAGTATTGCGGAGACACCAATCAACCGTGCGCAGTCACTGGCATCACTGGAAGATTTAGTTGAATTAGCAAAAAATAATGTTCGAGTTGTAAAAGATATTCAAACACGGGTTGCAGATTCAGCTTTAGCTGATTTAATTGGTTGTCCATTAGGATCTCATTGGATTCAAATTGAAAGTGTACGTGAAGATGCTGATAATACCAACGCACCAATTTGTATTACGGACAGTTATGTTCATGCTAGCTACGAGAAAATTGTTGAATTGATTAAGTCAGATCCCTACGCATTAATCAGTGATTTAATTGAACAGCAATACGGACGTCGCAGTGTAGAAGTACGTCAAACAATTACCGCAGTAGCAATTAACTCACGAGAGGCAAAAATTCTTCATGCTGAAGAAGGATTCCCTGCACTAAAAATCATTCGTCATTATTTAGATCGTCTCGGTAAAGTGATAGAAACAACAGTATCAATCCACCCCGCTGGACGTTACACTTGCTCTATTATTTTAAAACGAATGACAAAAGCCAAAATTTAAAAAAACAACAATGGTTCTTATTGAAAATATTAATGTATTAAGTAAATTAAAGTTCGTTTCAAAATGACAATAAAAGAAAATATGTGGCATTGTAAACCCTTTAACGCGCTGACAACGACAGAGCTTTTTCACATTTATCAAGTTCGTGTGGCGGTGTTTGAAGTGGAACAAGCGTGTGCATATCCGGAAGTGGATGAAAAAGATTTAATCGCACAGCATCTTTTTTACCAAGCAAGTGGCGAAATTCTTGCCTACGCTCGAATGATTCCCGCTGAAAGTGCGGTGCATTTTGGACGAGTTTTGGTGGTCAAAACCGCTCGTCATTTGGGTTTAGGACGACAGTTAATCAAGAAAGTATTAACGGAAATCCAACACCAATGGGCGGATAAATCCATTCATATCCAAGCGCAAACCTACCTGCAAGATTTTTATGCTTCCTTTGGTTTTAAGGCAATATCCGAAGTCTATTTAGAAGATGACATCCCGCATAGTGATATGGAAAAATAATGATGAACGCCACACATTTTACGGTTCAAATTCAACAACGTTATGGCATAAAAGCCCAATACCCATGGGAAAATTTCCCAATTATGCCATCTTTCGCCACGCTCATCACCGCAAGTGGTTTGCGCTATTGATGAACGTTGCCGCCAATAAAATCGGTTTACCCAGTGGAGATGAAATCAATATTGTAAACCTCAAAGCAAAACCGGAGGAAATCGGATCTTTGCGCAGGATAAAAGGAATTTATTCCGCTTATCATATGGATAAAGAACATTGGATCAGCGTGCATTTAGGCGAAATTGAAGAAGCGTTGCTGTGGGAATTAGTGGATGAAAGTTTTTATTTGACGGTAAAAAAATAAAAGTGCGGTGGATTTTTCTCAAAAATAAGCTCAAATTTAACCGCACTTTTACTATATAAATCACATGGATGCTGCACCAGCACTTAACCCGATTGTCGCTAATAAAATCGGTGAGGTAAACAAACCAACTAAGACCAAAATCCATGCTAAAATATTGATGCCTATAGCCGGCATATTTTTATTTTTAACCGCAATAATCGTACCGATTAATGCCACAATTGCCGCTAGCGGTACAAAAACCACACCTAAAAATAAAATACCTAATACCGCAAGAACACAAGCAATAATTCCTGCCGTTTTACCCGCCTTAGTATTTTTTAGATTTTCAGTCATTTTTCTCTCCTATCTTATTGTAAAATGATGCTAATTTTCTCTACTCAACAACGTCCAGCGGCTTTCATCAACGGATTGCATGACGATGCTTTACTATTTTCGATCGTTTTTCCTCCGCCAGAACAAAGCGCATCTGAAGACAACACTCCTCCAATTGTCGTGATATAACATTGGTGAGAACGTTGACCGACCGTTGCAACAAATCGAATATCATCCACTCCTCCATTGCGTTGACTAATGGTGACTTTATCTGCTGTTGTATTTAATGCAAAAGCTGCTTTTTCTTTTAACGATTGATCAGAAATTACCGCATTCCCAACGACACCACACCCTGCCAGAAAAAAACTGACAATACTACTCAAAATACCAAGTTTTATCACTTGATTGTTGCTCATTTTGACATCTCCTATAAATCCACAATCGTAATGTTTAAGTCTCGCACCTAAAACAGGTTCATTCTAACCTGAACCTAAAATAGGTGCAATGAAAACATTACGCTCCTCAATATATTCTGAAGAACAAGTTTGGTTACGCGAACTTTTCATTCACAGACGCCAAGAATTAGGATTATCACAACGTGCATTAGCAGAAAAAATGGACGTAGTTTACTCATTGATAGGAAAAATTGAGACGGGTGACCGCCGTTTAGACGTACTAGAATTTATTCAATATTGTCGGGCATTGGAACTGGATCCACAGCAAGTGATACAAGATTTGGAAAACTTATCCACTAAATAACCCCAGACTAGTACGCCAGATTTGATCTTCAATCATCTCTGGCGTTTCTGGTCTTAGCGCGCATAATGCATGAAAGACATTAACAATGCGCTGTGGTCGGTTAGGTTGCCCTTGAAAGCCGAAAACTGGCATATCCGGCGTGTCAGTTTCCAGCACGAGGCTGTCTAAAGGAAGTTTGCTGATGGTTTGTCGGGTTTTATTTGCCCGTTGATAGGTAATCGTGCCACCGACGCCGATT
This sequence is a window from [Pasteurella] mairii. Protein-coding genes within it:
- the argH_1 gene encoding argininosuccinate lyase; the protein is MASNVLDSVLFRDSFGTPEMRAVFDDKELIRKYVEVEIALAKAQAKCGVIPQEAADEIATKCDADTLDFDLLRHETEIVGYPILPLVHQISKQAGKSSGYVHWGATTQDIMDSAVVLQIRDGLEIVERDIKALRSILAGLAKRYRNTAMAGRTHLQQALPVTFGYKAAIWLDMFDRHQVRLEQLKPRVLVGEFAGAAGTLASLGDKGLVVQKVMMAELGLGVPVSTWHVARDGFAEVVNFLALVTGSLGKIAYDVMLMASNEFGELYEPFVKGRGASSTMPQKRNPISSELMLASAKGVRQQAGLMLDAMIQDLERATGPWHAEWIAIPESFVLAAGSLNQAKFMLSGLIVDEEAMGRNLDMTNGLIVAEAVMMGLAPYIGRQDAHDVVYDACRVVNEQGGRLADVLNAMPSVSNRLNPQIVESLTDPRNYLGIAPEMVDQVLVNSAKLGY
- the yyaQ gene encoding protein YyaQ, giving the protein MNVAANKIGLPSGDEINIVNLKAKPEEIGSLRRIKGIYSAYHMDKEHWISVHLGEIEEALLWELVDESFYLTVKK
- a CDS encoding putative acyltransferase gives rise to the protein MTIKENMWHCKPFNALTTTELFHIYQVRVAVFEVEQACAYPEVDEKDLIAQHLFYQASGEILAYARMIPAESAVHFGRVLVVKTARHLGLGRQLIKKVLTEIQHQWADKSIHIQAQTYLQDFYASFGFKAISEVYLEDDIPHSDMEK
- the yvoA gene encoding HTH-type transcriptional repressor yvoA, encoding MNQTEKESRYINIAKELAQRISKGEFPVGSLLPTEMELCETYQASRHTIRDALRELSDIGLVSRKKRIGTRVESIAETPINRAQSLASLEDLVELAKNNVRVVKDIQTRVADSALADLIGCPLGSHWIQIESVREDADNTNAPICITDSYVHASYEKIVELIKSDPYALISDLIEQQYGRRSVEVRQTITAVAINSREAKILHAEEGFPALKIIRHYLDRLGKVIETTVSIHPAGRYTCSIILKRMTKAKI
- a CDS encoding transcriptional regulator, y4mF family yields the protein MKTLRSSIYSEEQVWLRELFIHRRQELGLSQRALAEKMDVVYSLIGKIETGDRRLDVLEFIQYCRALELDPQQVIQDLENLSTK